The following proteins are co-located in the Micromonospora viridifaciens genome:
- a CDS encoding M1 family metallopeptidase → MTLRTPAVSALMAAALVAGPALAAPATAAPGSTVGADSLGDPYFPRQGNGGYDVRHYDIAFTYDPGTRQMTATATITAVATQDLSRFSLDFMGPTVSAVTVNAVAATFSRDDDKLFVTPKSLLRDGRTFTVAISYAGEPGPMYDPDGSIEGWVPTDDGAFVVGEPQGSATWFPGNNHPTDKATFTFRATVPDGTTAVGNGTLASQSTHSGWTTFVWESREPMATYLATVTIGKFVVSESTTAGGVPVYTAVDPRLAKRAAPMLAEIPDIVGFFSTVFGPYPFSSTGAVVDYAPEVGYALETQTRPVFCDVPSDAIGTIAHELAHMWFGDSVSLTRWSDIWLNEGFATYAEWLWSEHTGGPTAQKLFERRYAPDKKPFWDVLLADPGVLDMFSYPPYDRGAMTLHALRVKVGDEVFFRILKEWARSYRFGNATSADFIRLAERESQQTLGPFFDAWLYRTGKPTSW, encoded by the coding sequence ATGACGCTTCGTACGCCCGCGGTGTCGGCGCTGATGGCTGCCGCTCTCGTCGCCGGCCCGGCCCTGGCGGCTCCGGCGACCGCGGCGCCAGGCTCGACGGTCGGTGCTGACTCCCTCGGCGACCCCTACTTTCCGCGGCAGGGAAACGGCGGGTACGACGTCCGGCACTACGACATCGCCTTCACCTACGATCCTGGCACCCGACAGATGACCGCCACCGCCACCATCACCGCGGTGGCGACCCAGGACCTCAGCCGCTTCAGTCTCGACTTCATGGGCCCGACGGTGAGTGCCGTGACCGTCAACGCGGTTGCGGCAACCTTCTCGCGCGACGACGACAAGCTGTTCGTCACGCCGAAGAGCCTGCTCAGAGACGGCCGCACCTTCACCGTCGCGATCTCCTACGCCGGTGAACCCGGACCGATGTACGACCCCGACGGGTCCATCGAAGGCTGGGTGCCCACGGACGACGGCGCGTTCGTCGTCGGCGAGCCGCAGGGTTCCGCGACGTGGTTCCCGGGCAACAACCATCCGACTGACAAGGCCACCTTCACCTTCCGCGCGACCGTCCCGGACGGGACGACCGCGGTGGGCAACGGCACGCTGGCCTCCCAGTCCACCCACAGTGGCTGGACCACGTTCGTGTGGGAGTCCCGCGAACCGATGGCCACCTATCTCGCCACCGTGACGATCGGGAAGTTCGTCGTCAGCGAGTCCACGACCGCCGGCGGCGTCCCCGTCTACACCGCGGTGGATCCGCGGCTGGCGAAGCGGGCCGCGCCGATGCTCGCCGAGATCCCCGACATCGTCGGCTTCTTCAGCACCGTCTTCGGCCCGTACCCGTTCTCCTCCACCGGCGCGGTCGTCGACTACGCCCCGGAGGTGGGCTACGCGCTGGAGACGCAGACCCGCCCCGTCTTCTGCGACGTGCCCAGCGACGCGATCGGCACCATCGCCCACGAGCTGGCTCACATGTGGTTCGGCGACAGCGTCTCGCTGACCCGCTGGTCGGACATCTGGCTCAACGAGGGCTTCGCGACCTACGCCGAGTGGCTGTGGAGCGAGCACACCGGCGGGCCGACCGCGCAGAAGCTCTTCGAGCGCAGGTACGCCCCGGACAAGAAGCCGTTCTGGGACGTCCTGCTGGCTGACCCGGGTGTCCTGGACATGTTCAGCTACCCGCCGTACGACCGGGGCGCCATGACCCTGCACGCGCTGCGGGTCAAGGTCGGCGACGAGGTCTTCTTCAGAATCCTCAAGGAGTGGGCGAGGTCGTACCGCTTCGGTAACGCCACGTCCGCCGACTTCATCCGCCTCGCCGAGCGGGAGTCGCAGCAGACCCTGGGCCCGTTCTTCGACGCCTGGCTCTACCGCACCGGCAAGCCCACCAGCTGGTAG
- a CDS encoding GNAT family N-acetyltransferase gives MTTDRTRGRGLMVRAATADDLEDIARVAEAAGQRGEWTGADPAYVGHLLRYGQVAVASDADRIIGFGATRGIAGRGGVTSMLCDLFVDPARHGRGCGRALLSALWPEQNVPRMTFSSQHPHALPLYTSVGLDAWWPLLYLTGDPRAVRSPVGWTVAPSSPEAVSRFEAGWTGADRSADQHAWAQRPNGTALVAALDGQPLAAGTAAGEGNGFGLVHLASAPDVTDAQAGDSVLAVLAALESMAGQAQVCLPAPHPAVRPLLAAGWRATGLDLFMATRVDLLDARRCVPSPALA, from the coding sequence ATGACGACGGATCGCACGCGCGGACGCGGCCTGATGGTTCGGGCCGCCACCGCCGACGACCTCGAGGACATCGCGCGCGTCGCCGAGGCGGCGGGCCAGCGCGGCGAGTGGACCGGCGCCGACCCCGCGTACGTGGGGCATCTGCTGCGGTATGGGCAGGTCGCAGTTGCGAGCGATGCGGACCGGATCATCGGCTTCGGGGCGACCCGCGGCATCGCCGGCCGCGGCGGCGTGACGTCGATGCTGTGCGACCTGTTCGTCGACCCGGCGCGGCATGGCCGCGGCTGCGGCCGGGCACTCCTCTCCGCGCTGTGGCCCGAGCAGAATGTGCCGCGGATGACGTTCAGCAGCCAGCACCCGCACGCGCTGCCGCTGTACACGAGCGTCGGTCTGGACGCCTGGTGGCCGCTGTTGTACCTGACCGGTGATCCTCGTGCCGTGCGGTCGCCGGTCGGCTGGACCGTGGCGCCGTCGTCGCCGGAGGCGGTCAGCAGGTTCGAGGCGGGCTGGACGGGCGCCGACCGCAGCGCCGACCAGCACGCCTGGGCGCAGCGGCCGAACGGCACCGCACTGGTCGCGGCCCTCGACGGCCAGCCGCTCGCCGCCGGCACCGCGGCGGGCGAGGGCAACGGCTTCGGCCTGGTCCACCTGGCCTCGGCTCCGGATGTCACGGACGCCCAGGCCGGCGACAGCGTACTGGCGGTCCTCGCCGCGCTCGAGAGCATGGCCGGACAGGCGCAGGTGTGCCTGCCGGCACCGCACCCGGCTGTCCGCCCGCTACTCGCCGCCGGATGGCGGGCAACGGGCCTGGACCTGTTCATGGCGACCCGCGTCGACCTGCTGGATGCGCGCCGCTGCGTTCCCTCGCCCGCGCTTGCCTGA
- a CDS encoding MFS transporter — protein MAMNDVATARVPGRLADRRRWAALAVLVGSVLLLAIDGTVLYLAVPSLTRDLAPTATQVLWIGDVYSLALAGLLVTAGTLADRIGRKKVLLTGSAAFGVASVLAAFSTSAEMLIGARLLLGVAGATIMPSTLSIIRDLFPDAGERSRAIAIWGAGSGGGLALGPLVGGALLDHFWWGSVFLVNVPVVAVFLITGALLLPESRDPAPGRFDLLSAGLSVAAITPLVYAIKHAVDQGLDAWTASSALFGLAAGVLFVRRQRRAQTPLIDVTLFRNPAFSGAVLADLIAIFALTGLLFFFSQYLQLVRGFDPLQAGLAEMPTTIAMTLVIGVVGWVVARLGVGRAVAAGLLVAAVGLLVVAAAEDANNYLWLALALLPVGLGVGLAMTLTVDAVVSAVPRHQAGAASAIAETAYELGVVLGIAVLGSVMALRYRAGLDVPDAARPAVEESAASALATLDPGSDLAGAVREAFIEAMQTTSVIAAVITAVAALVAWRTIPSGKKDETAGTGSTSGGG, from the coding sequence ATGGCGATGAACGACGTGGCGACCGCGCGGGTCCCAGGAAGGCTGGCGGACCGGCGCCGGTGGGCCGCGCTGGCGGTGCTCGTGGGCTCGGTCCTGCTGCTGGCGATCGACGGCACGGTGCTCTACCTGGCAGTGCCGTCGCTCACCCGCGATCTCGCGCCCACGGCGACCCAGGTCCTGTGGATCGGTGACGTGTACTCGCTGGCCCTGGCGGGGCTGCTGGTCACCGCCGGCACGCTCGCCGACCGCATCGGCCGCAAGAAGGTGCTGCTCACCGGTAGCGCGGCGTTCGGCGTGGCCTCGGTGTTGGCGGCGTTCTCCACCAGCGCGGAGATGCTGATCGGTGCCCGTCTGCTGCTGGGCGTGGCCGGTGCGACGATCATGCCCTCGACGCTGTCGATCATCCGGGACCTGTTCCCCGACGCGGGCGAACGTAGCCGGGCGATTGCTATCTGGGGGGCCGGCTCGGGCGGTGGCCTGGCGCTGGGCCCGCTGGTCGGCGGCGCGCTGCTGGACCACTTCTGGTGGGGCTCGGTGTTTCTGGTCAACGTGCCGGTCGTGGCCGTGTTCCTGATCACGGGGGCGTTGCTGCTGCCGGAGTCGCGCGATCCGGCTCCCGGACGGTTCGATCTCCTGTCGGCCGGGTTGTCGGTCGCGGCGATCACACCGCTGGTCTACGCGATCAAGCACGCGGTCGACCAGGGCCTGGACGCGTGGACGGCATCGTCGGCGCTGTTCGGCCTCGCCGCGGGCGTCCTGTTCGTCCGGCGGCAACGCCGCGCCCAGACGCCGCTGATCGACGTGACCCTGTTCCGCAACCCCGCGTTCAGCGGCGCGGTCCTGGCCGACCTCATCGCGATCTTCGCGCTCACCGGCCTGTTGTTCTTCTTCTCCCAGTACCTCCAGCTCGTACGCGGCTTCGACCCGCTCCAGGCCGGGTTGGCGGAGATGCCCACGACGATCGCCATGACCCTGGTCATCGGGGTGGTCGGCTGGGTCGTGGCCCGGCTGGGCGTGGGGCGCGCGGTGGCCGCCGGGCTGCTCGTCGCCGCGGTCGGGCTGCTCGTGGTCGCTGCGGCAGAGGACGCGAACAACTACCTGTGGCTGGCACTGGCTCTGCTGCCGGTCGGGCTGGGCGTGGGCCTGGCGATGACGCTGACCGTCGACGCGGTCGTCTCGGCGGTCCCGCGGCACCAGGCAGGCGCGGCATCGGCCATCGCCGAGACCGCATACGAACTCGGCGTCGTGCTCGGCATCGCGGTCCTGGGCTCCGTGATGGCCCTGCGTTACCGCGCCGGCCTGGACGTACCCGACGCCGCGCGCCCCGCGGTCGAGGAGTCGGCCGCCTCCGCACTGGCCACGCTCGACCCCGGCTCCGACCTGGCGGGGGCCGTGCGAGAGGCGTTCATCGAGGCCATGCAGACCACCTCTGTGATCGCCGCCGTGATCACCGCCGTGGCGGCCCTCGTGGCCTGGCGCACGATCCCCTCCGGTAAGAAGGACGAAACAGCGGGCACCGGGAGCACGTCGGGAGGGGGATGA
- a CDS encoding TetR/AcrR family transcriptional regulator: protein MARKAGRTPEETRRALLDAAGAAIRTRGASVSLDEIAREAGVSKGGLLYHFPTKDDLVHALAHDLLEAFRAEVAAAVDPTDQAPGRLTRAYIRACLASPPDEAALRESVALVTQLNSLPEIAELARADARRWNEQLRADGLPEHVLSLVIAAADGASTAPLWGGSVSDGRQLERQLNRLTLDQELWQHLWPDPPAGDHGPRGNP, encoded by the coding sequence ATGGCGCGCAAGGCTGGGCGCACGCCGGAGGAGACCCGCCGGGCGCTGCTCGACGCGGCGGGCGCGGCCATCCGCACCCGCGGGGCCTCTGTCAGCCTGGACGAGATCGCGCGGGAGGCGGGGGTGTCCAAGGGCGGGTTGCTCTACCACTTCCCGACCAAGGACGACCTCGTGCACGCCCTCGCCCACGACCTGCTGGAGGCATTCCGGGCCGAGGTGGCGGCCGCCGTCGACCCCACCGACCAGGCCCCCGGCAGACTCACCCGCGCCTACATCAGGGCCTGCCTGGCCTCCCCGCCCGACGAGGCCGCACTCCGCGAGAGCGTCGCCCTCGTGACCCAGCTCAACAGCCTGCCCGAGATCGCCGAGCTCGCCCGCGCCGACGCCCGCCGCTGGAACGAGCAACTACGCGCCGACGGCCTGCCCGAACACGTGCTGTCCCTGGTCATCGCCGCCGCCGACGGCGCGAGCACCGCCCCGCTGTGGGGCGGCAGTGTGTCCGACGGCCGCCAACTGGAGCGCCAACTCAACCGGCTCACCCTCGACCAGGAACTCTGGCAGCACCTGTGGCCCGACCCACCCGCCGGCGATCACGGCCCCCGAGGCAACCCGTAG
- a CDS encoding transketolase, with protein MEAERTLRGEELTQLGELAAQLRVDAIRCSTRAGSGHPTSSLSAADLMAVLIARHLRYDWVNAGNRANDHLIFSKGHASPLLYAVLRAVGAISEQELMETYRQLGSRLQGHPTPALPWVDVATGSLGQGLPVGVGIALAGQYLDHLPFHVWALCGDSEMAEGSIWEALDKAGHYGLRNLTAIVDVNRLGQRGPTELEWDLDTYRRRVEAFGCHPIVVDGHDLAAIDDAFGRARQATGPTVVLARTIKGKGVPDVENQPGWHGKPLKHDMAERAVQALGGVRQIRVAGPRPEPSPPAEAPAAPPLELPRYEKGEQVATRNAYGDALRALGSRPDVVALDGEVSDSTRADKFGEAYPDRFFEMFISEQQLVAAAVGLQVRGYRPFAATFAAFLSRAYDFIRMAAISRADIALSGSHAGVEIGADGPSQMGLEDLAALRAVQGSTVLYPSDAVSCAALVAQMADRKGIVYLRTTRGKYPVLYDNGDDFPIGGSKLLRGGKTDDVALIGAGVTVHNCLAAADELAREGITARVIDLYSVKPLDQQRLLDAVRDTGGRLVVVEDHYPEGGLGSAVLEALADLAGPVRVKHLAVHGLPTSGTSAQLMDQAGIGVHAIVSAARALA; from the coding sequence ATGGAAGCAGAGCGCACCCTACGCGGCGAGGAGCTCACCCAGCTGGGTGAGCTCGCCGCCCAACTGCGGGTGGACGCGATCCGCTGCAGCACCAGGGCCGGCTCCGGGCACCCGACCTCGAGTCTCTCCGCCGCCGACCTGATGGCCGTGCTGATCGCACGCCACCTGCGCTACGACTGGGTGAACGCGGGCAACCGCGCCAACGACCACCTGATCTTCTCCAAGGGGCACGCCTCGCCGCTGCTGTACGCGGTCCTGCGGGCGGTGGGCGCGATCAGCGAACAGGAGCTGATGGAGACCTACCGCCAGCTCGGGTCGCGCCTGCAGGGGCACCCCACCCCGGCCCTGCCCTGGGTCGACGTCGCCACCGGCTCGCTCGGCCAGGGACTCCCGGTCGGGGTCGGGATCGCGCTCGCCGGGCAGTACCTCGATCACCTGCCGTTCCACGTCTGGGCGCTGTGCGGCGACAGCGAGATGGCCGAGGGCTCCATCTGGGAGGCCCTGGACAAGGCCGGCCACTACGGGCTGCGGAACCTCACCGCGATCGTCGACGTGAACCGGTTGGGGCAGCGGGGGCCGACCGAGCTGGAGTGGGACCTGGACACCTATCGGCGGCGGGTCGAGGCGTTCGGCTGCCACCCGATCGTGGTCGACGGCCACGACCTGGCGGCGATCGACGACGCGTTCGGCCGGGCCCGGCAGGCGACCGGGCCGACGGTGGTGCTCGCCCGCACGATCAAGGGCAAGGGGGTGCCCGACGTCGAGAACCAGCCGGGCTGGCACGGCAAGCCACTGAAACACGACATGGCGGAGCGGGCCGTCCAGGCGCTTGGCGGCGTCCGGCAGATCCGCGTCGCCGGGCCGCGGCCCGAGCCGTCCCCACCTGCCGAGGCCCCCGCCGCGCCGCCGCTCGAGCTGCCGCGCTACGAGAAGGGGGAGCAGGTCGCCACCCGGAACGCGTACGGTGACGCGCTGCGCGCCCTCGGCTCGCGGCCGGACGTGGTCGCGCTGGACGGCGAGGTCAGCGACTCCACCCGCGCCGACAAGTTCGGCGAGGCGTACCCCGACCGGTTCTTCGAGATGTTCATCTCGGAACAGCAGTTGGTCGCCGCCGCGGTCGGGCTGCAGGTGCGCGGGTACCGGCCGTTCGCCGCGACCTTCGCGGCGTTCCTCTCCCGCGCCTACGACTTCATCCGCATGGCCGCCATCTCCCGGGCGGACATCGCGCTGTCCGGCTCCCACGCCGGGGTGGAGATCGGGGCGGACGGTCCCTCCCAGATGGGGTTGGAGGACCTGGCCGCCCTACGGGCCGTGCAGGGGTCGACGGTGCTCTACCCGAGCGACGCCGTGTCCTGCGCCGCGCTGGTGGCCCAGATGGCCGACCGCAAGGGCATCGTCTACCTGCGCACCACCCGCGGCAAGTATCCGGTCCTCTACGACAACGGGGACGACTTCCCGATCGGCGGCAGCAAGCTGCTCCGCGGTGGCAAGACCGACGACGTCGCGCTCATCGGCGCCGGGGTGACCGTGCACAACTGCCTCGCCGCCGCCGACGAGCTGGCGCGCGAGGGGATCACCGCCCGGGTCATCGACCTTTACTCGGTCAAGCCGCTGGATCAGCAGCGGCTGCTCGACGCCGTGCGGGACACCGGCGGTCGGCTGGTGGTGGTCGAGGACCACTACCCGGAGGGCGGGCTGGGTTCGGCGGTGCTCGAGGCCCTGGCCGACCTCGCCGGGCCCGTGCGGGTCAAGCACCTGGCGGTACACGGGCTGCCCACTTCGGGCACGTCTGCTCAGCTCATGGACCAGGCCGGGATCGGGGTGCACGCCATCGTCTCGGCGGCGCGCGCCCTTGCCTGA
- a CDS encoding MFS transporter, translating into MIVTSTRVPTTRRLAATLYGYAFLTDFILLYPLYVLLFADTGLSVGQISSLFVIWSATGVVLEVPSGAWADAVSRRLLLALAPLLPAAAFALWVLVPSYPVFAVGFVLWGAGGTLRSGALEALVFTELERIGAADRYARLMGRARTAEVCAAAASGALAGPVLAAGGYPAVGAASVAAGLLAAAVATRFPEHRPPRPAPSADPRLDEYPSADPGLDEHPSAGPGSGEQPAAAAGLAVPPSAADGSDEPGWLASLRAGLAEARADRTVRAALLLVPAVTAIWGGLDEYTGLLARDTGVTEATVPLLLLLLWAGMTVGGLLAPAGERLTTRGYAGLLVLAASALAAGALIGHPAGFVLLAVAFAAFQLATVLADVRLQARITGPARATVTSVAGMATDLTIIVFYAGYGVVAGVTGNGVAFALAALPYLAMAAWLAGGGRGVARRRPPARKSVVVGK; encoded by the coding sequence ATGATCGTCACTTCCACCCGCGTGCCCACGACCCGTCGGCTGGCGGCCACGCTCTACGGCTACGCGTTCCTCACCGACTTCATCCTGCTCTACCCGCTGTACGTGCTGCTCTTCGCCGACACCGGGTTGTCGGTCGGGCAGATCTCCTCGCTCTTCGTGATCTGGTCGGCCACCGGCGTCGTGCTGGAGGTCCCCTCCGGCGCCTGGGCGGACGCGGTGTCCCGGCGGCTGCTGCTCGCCCTGGCGCCGCTGCTGCCCGCCGCCGCCTTCGCCCTCTGGGTGCTCGTCCCGTCCTACCCGGTGTTCGCCGTCGGGTTCGTCCTCTGGGGAGCGGGCGGAACCCTGCGCTCCGGGGCGCTGGAGGCGCTGGTCTTCACCGAGCTCGAACGGATCGGCGCCGCCGACCGGTACGCCCGACTCATGGGCCGGGCGCGCACCGCGGAGGTGTGCGCCGCAGCCGCCTCCGGCGCGCTGGCCGGGCCGGTCCTCGCCGCCGGCGGATATCCGGCGGTCGGCGCGGCCAGTGTCGCCGCGGGTCTGCTCGCCGCCGCCGTCGCGACCCGGTTCCCCGAGCACCGGCCGCCCCGGCCCGCGCCATCCGCCGACCCCAGGCTGGACGAGTATCCGTCCGCCGACCCCGGGCTGGACGAGCATCCGTCCGCCGGACCGGGGTCGGGCGAGCAGCCCGCCGCCGCGGCCGGCCTCGCCGTACCGCCGTCCGCCGCGGACGGGAGCGACGAGCCTGGCTGGCTGGCCAGCCTGCGCGCCGGCCTGGCCGAGGCCCGCGCCGACCGCACGGTACGTGCGGCTCTGCTGCTGGTCCCGGCGGTGACCGCGATCTGGGGCGGCCTCGACGAGTACACCGGCCTGCTGGCCCGGGACACCGGTGTCACCGAGGCGACCGTGCCGCTGTTGCTGTTGCTCCTGTGGGCCGGGATGACGGTGGGCGGGCTGCTCGCCCCGGCGGGGGAGCGGCTGACCACCCGCGGCTACGCCGGCCTGCTGGTGCTCGCCGCGTCGGCGCTGGCGGCAGGGGCCCTGATCGGCCACCCGGCGGGCTTCGTGCTGCTCGCGGTGGCGTTCGCCGCGTTCCAGCTCGCCACCGTGCTCGCCGACGTGCGGCTGCAGGCCCGGATCACCGGGCCGGCCCGGGCGACGGTGACCTCGGTGGCGGGAATGGCCACGGACCTCACCATCATCGTCTTCTACGCCGGGTACGGCGTGGTCGCCGGCGTGACCGGCAACGGCGTGGCCTTCGCGCTGGCCGCGCTGCCGTACCTGGCGATGGCGGCCTGGTTGGCCGGCGGCGGCCGTGGGGTGGCCCGCCGCCGCCCGCCCGCGCGCAAATCGGTGGTTGTCGGAAAGTGA